The Chloroflexia bacterium SDU3-3 genome has a segment encoding these proteins:
- a CDS encoding thiamine ABC transporter substrate-binding protein, translating to MRRQMTAAMLALTLLAACGQSAAAPTPTPAPATTAPAPAATEPAPAATEPTAAATAPAAEPSAPGQQLVVMSHDSFNVSADVIKAFEQQNNVSVKILQSGDAGSALNQAILNKNAPQADVFFGVDNTFLSRALDADIFAPYQSPALADVPAKFQLDPSYRLTPIDYGYISLNYDKAYLAQSNLAVPASLRDLTKPEWKGKLVVENPATSSPGLAFLLATVAEFGTSGDYTYLDFWKELRANDVLVSDGWDEAYNTQFSGASGKGPRPLVVSYTSSPPAEVIYSETPLTDAPTGVITAGSFLQVEFAGVLKGSKQPELAQKFIDFMLGAPFQQDMPLQMFVYPVLPSATLPEAFTKYSVLPESTKDIAPADISAHRDEWIDAWTQTVLR from the coding sequence ATGCGAAGACAGATGACCGCCGCCATGCTTGCCCTCACGCTGCTTGCGGCCTGCGGCCAGAGCGCCGCTGCCCCCACGCCCACGCCTGCGCCCGCCACGACCGCGCCCGCACCCGCCGCGACCGAGCCTGCGCCCGCCGCGACCGAGCCTACCGCCGCCGCGACCGCCCCTGCCGCCGAGCCTTCGGCCCCTGGACAGCAGCTGGTGGTGATGAGCCACGACAGCTTCAACGTAAGCGCCGATGTGATCAAGGCATTCGAGCAGCAGAACAACGTCAGCGTGAAGATTCTGCAGTCGGGCGACGCCGGGTCGGCCCTGAACCAGGCGATTTTGAACAAAAATGCCCCCCAGGCCGATGTGTTCTTCGGCGTGGACAACACCTTCCTCAGCCGCGCGCTTGATGCCGACATCTTCGCGCCCTATCAGTCGCCCGCGCTGGCCGATGTGCCCGCCAAGTTCCAGCTTGACCCGAGCTACCGCCTTACCCCGATCGACTACGGCTACATCAGCCTGAACTACGACAAGGCCTACCTGGCCCAGAGCAATCTGGCCGTGCCCGCCAGCCTTCGCGACCTGACCAAGCCCGAGTGGAAGGGCAAGCTGGTGGTTGAGAACCCCGCCACCTCCTCGCCTGGGCTGGCCTTCCTGCTGGCCACCGTGGCCGAGTTCGGCACCAGCGGCGACTACACCTACCTCGATTTCTGGAAAGAGCTGCGCGCCAACGACGTGCTGGTGAGCGACGGCTGGGATGAGGCCTACAACACCCAGTTCAGCGGCGCGAGCGGCAAAGGCCCGCGCCCCCTGGTGGTCTCCTACACATCCAGCCCGCCCGCCGAGGTGATCTACAGCGAGACCCCGCTGACCGACGCGCCCACCGGCGTGATTACGGCGGGCAGCTTCCTGCAGGTCGAATTCGCCGGGGTGCTGAAGGGCAGCAAGCAGCCCGAGCTGGCTCAGAAGTTTATCGACTTCATGCTGGGCGCGCCCTTCCAGCAGGACATGCCGCTGCAGATGTTTGTCTACCCAGTGCTGCCCAGCGCCACGCTCCCCGAGGCCTTCACCAAGTATAGCGTGCTGCCCGAGAGCACCAAGGACATCGCCCCGGCGGACATCAGCGCGCACCGCGACGAATGGATAGACGCATGGACGCAGACCGTGCTGCGCTAG
- a CDS encoding DUF554 domain-containing protein: MTSGTWINAAGVLAGTALGAGLRARAGGMFQQTLQYAVGLISLLLGIQMAMKLPGVAVGPVDGILIALVALALGAATGEALRLEERLAALGDYARRKMGGGGRFSEGLITPFLLFCIGPMSLLGSIANGVSGDMRLLLIKATLDSITAVALTCTLGPSVGLSTLPLVLFQASVSLIAGALGAGAGDPSTSPMFVMVVGVGGVLILGITLRLLDLTPVRTAALLPALVFAPVLYALCAQIFG; the protein is encoded by the coding sequence ATGACCAGCGGGACATGGATCAACGCCGCCGGGGTGCTGGCGGGCACGGCGCTGGGCGCTGGCCTGCGCGCCCGCGCCGGGGGCATGTTTCAGCAGACACTTCAGTATGCGGTGGGGCTGATCAGCCTGCTGCTGGGTATACAGATGGCCATGAAGCTGCCAGGCGTGGCGGTGGGGCCGGTGGATGGCATCCTGATCGCGCTGGTGGCGCTGGCGCTGGGCGCGGCCACCGGCGAGGCCCTGCGGCTTGAGGAGCGGCTGGCGGCGCTAGGCGACTACGCGCGGCGAAAGATGGGCGGCGGCGGGCGCTTTAGCGAGGGGCTGATCACGCCGTTCCTACTGTTCTGCATCGGGCCGATGTCGCTGCTGGGCAGCATCGCCAACGGCGTGAGCGGCGACATGCGACTGCTGCTGATCAAGGCCACGCTGGACAGCATCACCGCCGTGGCGCTGACATGCACACTCGGCCCGAGCGTGGGGCTGTCGACGCTGCCGCTGGTGCTGTTCCAGGCGAGCGTGTCGCTGATCGCGGGCGCGCTAGGGGCGGGCGCGGGCGACCCAAGCACATCGCCGATGTTCGTGATGGTGGTGGGCGTGGGCGGGGTGCTCATCCTGGGCATCACGCTGCGGCTGCTCGACCTGACGCCGGTGCGCACCGCCGCGCTGCTGCCCGCGCTGGTGTTCGCGCCCGTGCTCTACGCGCTGTGCGCGCAGATCTTTGGCTAG
- a CDS encoding peptidase M16, translating into MNTHGFALVREQEVPELNSRALLYRHVATGAELLSIENDDENKVFGITFRTPPSDSTGVAHILEHITLCGSRKYPLKDPFVELIKGSLKTFLNAFTYPDKTCYPVASQNTQDFYNLVDVYLDAVFFPRIARHHFEQEGWHYELEDAAQPLAYKGVVYNEMKGAYSSPDSMLHRYVQQSLFPDTTYGVDSGGDPAHIPDLTYEQLKGFHDTFYHPSNARIFFYGNDDPAHRFALLAEYLDAFQPIEVPSDVPLQPSFAAPRTVERTYAASAADADASKAMVAISWKLGEVSDLTETLGLVVLDHMLLGTPAAPLRKALIDSGLGENVVGGGLGDSLRELTFSTGLKNTDPQRVAEIEQLVLGTLRALADGGIAQGEVDAAMNTVEFSLRENNTGSFPRGISLMLGALGGWLYGRDPIDQISFEAPLAALKQAIAADAPAYFGALIQRYFLDNPHRTTVVLKADPALGERLAAQERARLDAAQAALSEQAAQAIVLRTAELKELQERPDPPEVRATIPSLGIADLDRQVRSIPIEVLDGAVKLIYHDIFANGIVYLDLGFDLRTLAPELLPYLPLFGRSLLEMGTKREDYVQLSQRIGRSTGGIHVDRLVSTRRGDRGSAAWLLLRGKAMPEHVGELLAIMRDVITGVNLDNRERFRQMALQEKTRFESSLVPSGHSFADARLRARFSEADWAGEQMGGISYLLFVRQLIQRIDSDWEGVCATLQQIRDTLLNRAAMLCNITADHASWLQVRPQIDAALSELPSSPVSHAPWPQGLDQPDEGLLIPAQVNYVAKGGSLTAAGFAPSGAVAVVSNYLRTAYLWEQVRVRGGAYGGFSRYDRLTGVWSMLSYRDPNLLRTLDVYDGTGAFLRGLDLSETELTRSIIGTISDLDAYQLPDAKGYTSLVRYLIGETDELRQIYRDQVLGTTLADFHKMGQALDVLSQRASVVAIGGQAAVEQANAERPGLLHVEQVL; encoded by the coding sequence ATGAACACGCATGGCTTTGCGCTGGTCCGCGAGCAGGAGGTGCCCGAGCTGAACAGCCGCGCCCTGCTCTACCGCCACGTGGCCACCGGGGCCGAGCTGCTCTCGATTGAGAACGACGATGAGAACAAGGTCTTTGGCATCACCTTCCGCACGCCCCCGAGCGACTCCACCGGCGTGGCCCACATCCTTGAGCACATCACGCTCTGCGGCTCGCGCAAGTATCCGCTGAAAGATCCCTTCGTCGAGCTGATCAAAGGCTCGCTCAAGACCTTCCTCAACGCCTTCACCTACCCCGACAAGACCTGCTACCCGGTGGCCTCGCAGAACACCCAGGATTTCTACAACCTGGTGGATGTCTATCTGGACGCTGTGTTCTTCCCGCGCATCGCCCGCCACCACTTCGAGCAGGAGGGCTGGCACTACGAGCTAGAGGACGCCGCGCAGCCGCTGGCCTACAAGGGCGTGGTCTATAACGAGATGAAGGGCGCGTATAGTTCGCCCGACAGTATGCTGCACCGCTATGTGCAGCAGTCGCTTTTCCCCGACACCACCTATGGCGTCGACTCGGGCGGCGACCCCGCGCACATCCCCGATCTTACCTACGAGCAGCTCAAGGGCTTCCACGACACCTTCTACCACCCCTCCAACGCCCGGATCTTCTTCTACGGCAACGACGATCCCGCCCACCGCTTCGCGCTGCTGGCCGAGTACCTCGATGCCTTCCAGCCGATCGAGGTGCCGTCCGATGTGCCGCTGCAGCCCAGCTTCGCCGCGCCGCGCACCGTCGAGCGAACCTACGCCGCCAGCGCCGCCGACGCCGACGCCAGCAAGGCCATGGTCGCCATCAGCTGGAAGCTGGGCGAGGTGAGCGACCTGACGGAGACGCTGGGGCTTGTGGTGCTCGACCATATGCTGCTGGGCACGCCCGCCGCGCCGCTGCGCAAGGCCCTGATCGACAGCGGGCTGGGCGAGAACGTGGTGGGCGGCGGCCTGGGCGACAGCCTGCGCGAGCTGACCTTCTCCACCGGCCTGAAGAACACCGACCCGCAGCGCGTGGCCGAGATCGAGCAGCTGGTGCTGGGCACCCTGCGCGCCCTCGCCGATGGCGGCATCGCCCAGGGCGAGGTCGACGCGGCCATGAACACCGTCGAGTTCTCGCTGCGCGAGAATAACACCGGCTCGTTCCCGCGCGGCATCAGCCTGATGCTTGGCGCGCTGGGCGGCTGGCTCTACGGGCGCGACCCGATCGACCAGATCAGCTTCGAGGCCCCGCTCGCCGCGCTCAAGCAGGCCATCGCCGCCGACGCCCCGGCCTACTTTGGCGCGCTCATCCAGCGCTACTTCCTCGATAACCCGCACCGCACCACCGTGGTGCTAAAGGCCGACCCCGCGCTGGGCGAGCGGCTGGCCGCCCAGGAGCGCGCGCGCCTCGATGCGGCCCAGGCCGCGCTCAGCGAGCAGGCCGCGCAGGCCATCGTGCTGCGCACCGCCGAGCTGAAAGAGCTGCAGGAGCGCCCCGACCCGCCCGAGGTGCGCGCCACCATCCCCAGCCTGGGCATCGCCGACCTCGACCGCCAGGTGCGCAGCATTCCGATCGAGGTGCTGGATGGTGCGGTGAAGCTGATCTACCACGACATCTTCGCCAACGGCATTGTCTACCTCGATCTGGGCTTCGACCTGCGCACGCTGGCCCCTGAGCTGCTGCCCTACCTGCCGCTCTTCGGGCGCTCGCTGCTGGAGATGGGCACCAAGCGCGAGGACTACGTGCAGCTCTCGCAGCGCATCGGGCGCAGCACCGGCGGCATCCACGTCGACCGCCTGGTCTCCACCCGCCGGGGCGATCGCGGCAGCGCGGCCTGGCTGCTGCTGCGCGGCAAGGCCATGCCCGAGCACGTGGGCGAGCTGCTGGCGATCATGCGCGATGTGATCACCGGCGTGAATCTGGATAACCGCGAGCGCTTCCGCCAGATGGCCCTGCAGGAGAAGACGCGCTTCGAGTCGTCGCTGGTGCCGTCGGGCCATAGCTTCGCCGACGCCCGCCTGCGCGCCCGATTCAGCGAGGCCGACTGGGCGGGCGAGCAGATGGGCGGCATCAGCTACCTGCTGTTCGTCCGCCAGCTCATCCAGCGGATTGATTCGGACTGGGAGGGCGTTTGCGCCACGCTGCAGCAGATCCGCGACACCCTGCTGAACCGCGCCGCCATGCTCTGCAACATCACCGCCGACCACGCCTCCTGGCTGCAGGTGCGCCCGCAGATCGATGCGGCGCTCTCCGAGCTTCCCTCCTCCCCTGTCAGCCACGCGCCCTGGCCGCAGGGCCTCGATCAGCCCGACGAGGGCCTGCTCATCCCCGCCCAGGTGAACTATGTGGCCAAGGGCGGCAGCCTCACCGCCGCCGGATTCGCCCCTAGTGGCGCGGTGGCGGTGGTCTCGAACTATCTGCGCACCGCCTACCTGTGGGAGCAGGTGCGCGTGCGCGGCGGCGCGTATGGCGGCTTCTCGCGCTACGATCGGCTCACCGGCGTGTGGAGCATGCTCTCCTACCGCGACCCCAACCTGCTGCGCACGCTGGATGTCTACGATGGCACTGGCGCGTTCCTGCGCGGCCTCGACCTGAGCGAGACCGAGCTGACCCGCAGCATCATCGGCACTATCAGCGATCTGGACGCCTACCAGCTGCCCGATGCGAAGGGCTACACCTCGCTGGTGCGCTACCTGATCGGCGAGACCGACGAGCTGCGCCAGATCTACCGCGACCAGGTGCTTGGCACCACGCTGGCCGATTTCCACAAGATGGGCCAGGCCTTGGATGTGCTCAGCCAGCGGGCCTCGGTGGTGGCGATCGGCGGCCAGGCCGCCGTCGAGCAGGCCAACGCCGAGCGGCCAGGGCTGCTCCATGTGGAGCAGGTGCTCTAG
- a CDS encoding iron ABC transporter permease gives MDRRMDADRAALGRGAAGGVRRVAAARAALLPLLLYALPLGFLALFFFFPLGAILRLSVGVRTAVDADDLAYFMRVVGFSAWLGAASAALTLLVALPGAYMFARFRFPGAVALRALATVPFVLPTVVVAAAFGELLGPRGLLPAGLARLLPAGAPPLALERSIWLVLLAHIFFNYSIVLRIVGGFWAGIDVRLEQAAAVLGASRWRAFRYVTLPLLLPAIGAAALLVFIYCFASFSIVLILGGAQMATVEVEIYRQTAQMLRLDVASALALVQIAVTLLATMAYTRLQERTSLALAARGHGANARPPRTLGERLLIVANALLILLLIGTPLAALALRSLASADGTPTLAFYHALGQNTTRSLFFVPPLVAVRNSLLFAMATVALSLAVGVPAAYLLAQGRRGGWLTRVLDPLFTLPLGTSAVTLGLGYIVAFGAWGWQRSPLMVPVAHSLLAFPLVVRSLLPALRALDQRLREAARTLGASPLQVLRQIDLPLLAPAMLVGAVYAFTISLGDFGAVLLIGQNEYPTIPLVIYRFLGRPGGLNYGQAMALCTILMLVSLACFALLERARPPQAEL, from the coding sequence ATGGATAGACGCATGGACGCAGACCGTGCTGCGCTAGGGCGCGGGGCTGCTGGCGGCGTGCGGCGGGTTGCTGCCGCCCGCGCCGCCCTGCTGCCGCTGCTGCTCTACGCGCTGCCGCTGGGCTTTCTGGCCCTGTTCTTCTTCTTTCCGCTCGGCGCGATCCTGCGCCTAAGCGTGGGCGTGCGCACGGCGGTGGATGCCGACGACCTAGCCTACTTCATGCGCGTGGTCGGCTTCAGCGCATGGCTCGGCGCGGCCTCCGCCGCGCTCACGCTGCTGGTGGCGCTGCCCGGTGCCTACATGTTCGCCCGCTTTCGCTTCCCCGGCGCGGTCGCGCTGCGCGCCCTGGCCACGGTTCCCTTTGTGCTGCCCACCGTGGTGGTGGCCGCCGCCTTCGGCGAGCTGCTGGGGCCGCGCGGGCTGCTGCCCGCTGGCCTCGCTCGGCTGTTGCCCGCTGGTGCTCCACCCCTGGCGCTTGAGCGGTCGATCTGGCTGGTGCTGCTGGCCCACATTTTCTTTAACTACAGCATCGTGCTGCGCATCGTCGGGGGCTTCTGGGCGGGCATTGATGTGCGGCTGGAGCAGGCAGCGGCGGTGCTGGGTGCGAGCCGCTGGCGGGCTTTCCGCTATGTGACCTTGCCGCTGCTGCTTCCGGCCATCGGCGCTGCGGCGCTGCTGGTCTTCATCTACTGCTTCGCCTCGTTCAGCATCGTGCTCATCCTTGGCGGGGCGCAGATGGCCACGGTGGAGGTGGAGATCTACCGCCAGACCGCCCAGATGCTGCGGCTGGATGTGGCCTCGGCCCTGGCTCTGGTGCAGATCGCCGTCACGCTGCTGGCCACCATGGCCTACACCCGCCTGCAGGAGCGTACCTCGCTGGCGCTGGCCGCGCGCGGCCACGGCGCAAACGCCCGCCCGCCCCGCACCCTGGGCGAGCGCCTGCTGATCGTGGCAAATGCTCTGCTCATCCTACTGCTGATCGGCACGCCCCTGGCTGCCCTGGCCCTGCGCTCGCTTGCCAGCGCCGATGGCACGCCTACCCTGGCCTTCTACCACGCGCTGGGCCAGAATACCACGCGCTCGCTGTTCTTTGTGCCGCCGCTGGTGGCGGTACGCAACTCGCTGCTGTTCGCCATGGCCACGGTGGCGCTCTCGCTGGCCGTCGGCGTACCTGCGGCCTACCTGCTGGCGCAGGGCAGGCGCGGCGGCTGGCTGACGCGGGTGCTTGACCCGCTGTTCACCCTTCCGCTGGGCACCAGCGCGGTGACTCTAGGCCTGGGCTACATTGTTGCGTTCGGCGCGTGGGGCTGGCAGCGCTCGCCGCTGATGGTTCCGGTGGCCCACTCGCTGCTGGCCTTCCCGCTGGTGGTGCGCAGCCTGCTGCCCGCGCTTCGCGCGCTCGACCAGCGCCTGCGCGAGGCCGCCCGCACCCTTGGTGCCTCGCCCCTGCAGGTGCTGCGCCAGATCGACCTGCCGCTGCTGGCCCCCGCCATGCTGGTGGGCGCGGTCTACGCCTTCACGATCTCGCTGGGCGACTTTGGCGCGGTGCTGCTGATCGGCCAGAACGAGTACCCCACCATTCCGCTGGTGATCTACCGCTTTCTTGGCCGCCCTGGCGGGCTGAACTATGGCCAGGCCATGGCGCTCTGCACCATCCTCATGCTGGTGAGCCTGGCCTGCTTCGCCCTGCTTGAACGCGCCCGCCCACCGCAGGCCGAGCTATAG
- a CDS encoding DUF4177 domain-containing protein — MGASCCLYQRGSGLCLPKAYQRFVWTRPRKAGSIACLLFRVDSFFGPDDDADVLERHLNQHGEQRWELVSMMPVQHGMGGTAGLMVVFKRPRQ, encoded by the coding sequence TTGGGGGCTAGCTGCTGCCTATACCAGAGAGGAAGTGGGCTATGTCTTCCGAAGGCCTACCAACGGTTCGTCTGGACCCGGCCTCGCAAGGCTGGGAGTATCGCGTGCTTGCTGTTTCGTGTCGATAGCTTCTTTGGGCCGGATGACGATGCCGATGTGCTGGAACGCCACCTTAATCAGCACGGTGAGCAGCGATGGGAGCTGGTGTCGATGATGCCCGTGCAGCACGGGATGGGCGGCACCGCTGGACTGATGGTGGTCTTCAAGCGCCCGCGCCAATGA
- a CDS encoding PLP-dependent aminotransferase family protein translates to MRDEALELLLTLDRAAAEPLWRQMYWQIRERIHQGGLRAGERVPSSRALATSLGVSRNLVLAAYDQLLAEGYLESRPQSGMRVAPGLLHPAPPAPPAPPPAPPAPPGLVDFRAGTPALELIPRATWGRLFQAICRDQGAAPWGYGPPEGHLAVRQSLCGYLGRTRGVRCHPDQIIMTTGAAQAFAIAGELCIRPGDTVLAEDPMAVDIQRRYAALGAQLWPAAVDEHGITLAGLPATLRPRLVHVTPSHQFPLGGVLPIARRLALVQLAQERGSLIIEDDYDSEIRYHGAPVPALQGLAPEQVIYIGTLSKILAPALRLGYMIVPPALVAAARQAKWQTDLHSPALDHLVLAQFIDQGHLDRHIRVVKQAYRRRRDALLAALEAHFPGQHRVWGASTGIHVAVAWPGRHFDAVWLAGQAAQGLRLHPVAQHAIASDHRDKLIFGYGHLSEPQIAEGVARLTRLGLP, encoded by the coding sequence TTGAGAGACGAAGCATTGGAGCTGCTGCTGACGCTTGACCGCGCCGCTGCCGAGCCGCTGTGGCGGCAGATGTACTGGCAGATCCGCGAGCGCATCCACCAGGGCGGGCTGCGCGCAGGCGAGCGTGTGCCCTCATCGCGGGCCTTGGCCACCAGCCTGGGTGTCTCGCGCAACCTGGTGCTGGCCGCCTACGATCAGCTGCTGGCCGAGGGCTACCTGGAGAGCCGCCCGCAGTCGGGGATGCGGGTCGCCCCTGGGCTGCTGCACCCCGCGCCGCCCGCGCCGCCTGCCCCGCCGCCCGCGCCGCCTGCCCCGCCCGGCCTGGTCGACTTCCGCGCGGGCACCCCGGCGCTGGAGCTGATCCCACGCGCCACCTGGGGTCGGCTGTTTCAGGCCATATGCCGCGACCAGGGGGCCGCGCCGTGGGGCTACGGCCCGCCCGAGGGCCACCTGGCCGTGCGCCAGTCGCTGTGCGGCTACCTCGGGCGCACGCGCGGGGTGCGCTGCCACCCCGACCAGATCATCATGACCACGGGAGCGGCCCAGGCCTTCGCGATCGCGGGCGAGCTGTGCATCCGCCCAGGCGACACCGTGCTGGCCGAAGACCCGATGGCGGTGGATATCCAGCGGCGCTACGCCGCGCTGGGCGCGCAGCTGTGGCCAGCGGCGGTGGACGAGCACGGAATCACCCTGGCAGGCCTGCCAGCCACGCTGCGGCCCCGGCTGGTCCACGTCACGCCCTCGCACCAGTTCCCGCTGGGCGGCGTGCTGCCCATCGCGCGGCGGCTGGCCCTGGTGCAGCTGGCCCAGGAGCGCGGTAGCCTGATCATCGAGGACGACTACGACAGCGAGATACGCTACCATGGCGCGCCGGTGCCCGCGCTGCAGGGCCTGGCCCCCGAGCAGGTGATCTACATCGGCACGCTCAGCAAGATCCTCGCGCCCGCGCTGCGCCTGGGCTACATGATCGTGCCGCCCGCGCTGGTGGCGGCGGCGCGGCAGGCCAAGTGGCAGACCGACCTGCACTCGCCCGCGCTCGACCATCTGGTGCTGGCCCAGTTTATCGACCAGGGCCACCTCGACCGCCATATCCGCGTGGTGAAACAGGCCTACCGCCGCCGCCGCGATGCGCTGCTAGCCGCGCTGGAGGCCCACTTCCCCGGCCAGCACCGTGTGTGGGGGGCCTCGACCGGCATCCATGTGGCGGTGGCGTGGCCCGGGCGTCATTTTGATGCCGTGTGGCTGGCGGGGCAGGCCGCGCAGGGCCTGCGGCTGCACCCGGTGGCCCAGCACGCCATCGCCAGCGACCACCGCGACAAGCTGATCTTCGGCTATGGCCACCTGAGCGAGCCGCAGATCGCCGAGGGTGTGGCGCGGCTGACCCGGCTGGGCCTGCCCTAG
- a CDS encoding DUF4177 domain-containing protein: MPTTRLHTAPTQRWEYQTVTLNIDGFFGPNIDELQISRTLNTAGMDGWELTSVLPVTKGQGYTAIIIAILKRPI; this comes from the coding sequence ATGCCGACCACCCGCCTGCATACAGCGCCCACGCAGCGCTGGGAGTACCAGACTGTGACTCTTAACATCGATGGCTTCTTTGGCCCCAATATTGACGAGCTTCAGATCAGTCGAACCCTCAACACAGCGGGTATGGATGGTTGGGAGCTAACCTCAGTCCTTCCTGTCACAAAGGGCCAGGGTTACACGGCGATCATCATAGCTATCCTCAAGCGCCCGATCTAG
- a CDS encoding DNA-3-methyladenine glycosylase I, with the protein MADIPEPQRCAWAGGDPLMQHYHDTEWGVPERDSRALWEKLMLDGFQAGLSWRTILHKREAFRRAFEGFKPETVAQFGQADVERLLGDAGIVRSRAKIEGVVRNARAYLAMRDAGEDFSTFVWGMVGGTPLDNPWERVQQVPAKTALSEAMSKALRQRGFTFVGPVIVYAWMQATGLVNDHQAACFVRQR; encoded by the coding sequence ATGGCAGACATACCCGAGCCGCAGCGCTGCGCCTGGGCGGGCGGCGACCCGCTGATGCAGCACTACCACGACACCGAGTGGGGCGTACCCGAGCGCGACAGCCGCGCCCTGTGGGAAAAGCTGATGCTCGACGGCTTCCAGGCCGGGCTATCGTGGCGCACCATCCTCCACAAGCGCGAGGCGTTCCGCCGCGCCTTCGAGGGCTTCAAGCCGGAGACCGTGGCGCAGTTTGGCCAGGCCGATGTCGAGCGGCTGCTGGGCGACGCGGGCATCGTGCGCTCGCGCGCCAAGATCGAGGGTGTGGTGCGCAACGCCCGCGCCTACCTGGCCATGCGCGACGCGGGCGAGGATTTCTCGACCTTTGTGTGGGGGATGGTCGGCGGCACGCCGCTGGACAACCCATGGGAGCGCGTCCAGCAGGTGCCCGCCAAGACCGCGCTCTCCGAGGCCATGTCCAAGGCGCTCAGGCAGCGCGGCTTCACCTTTGTCGGCCCGGTGATCGTCTACGCCTGGATGCAGGCCACCGGCCTCGTCAACGACCACCAGGCTGCGTGCTTCGTACGCCAGCGCTAG
- a CDS encoding STAS domain-containing protein, translating into MSASHSPAFDLVRRTRLLAAFFLAIEIIAFVAGFFAYPADQNPQQLYWASGILALALIATAALYVLAPTRYVQPCIFAVIVTITFLIAAIDPLSGTLGGGTWVLFQICPCVTALVLRNPIATISIAVVSAATLGVTAALQLSGSIPVTLVATRSALTFNLGLQIGVMIVLSVVIAVLTLQERRSLEQATQARVASEQSLQQLNQLLAHQQQLNEAMAANVAELQRREAQLASEQASKQAMRADMVRQAAPVVPILPQVVVIPLVGIFDDQRAGAMHRHLLSEIERQRARLIVMDVTGIETMDMLAGKALINMVQACSLLGAHVIIVGIAPEGAQFLVSLGIDTTKLHTMANLQSAVRYAMATVGGASAGVRSTQPGGR; encoded by the coding sequence ATGTCGGCATCGCACTCACCCGCCTTCGACCTCGTGCGGCGCACCCGTCTGCTGGCGGCCTTCTTTCTGGCTATTGAGATTATCGCATTTGTGGCTGGATTCTTCGCCTACCCCGCTGATCAAAATCCGCAGCAGCTCTACTGGGCCAGCGGGATACTGGCTCTGGCGCTGATCGCGACGGCGGCGCTCTACGTTCTCGCGCCTACGCGCTATGTGCAGCCCTGCATCTTCGCGGTGATCGTCACGATCACCTTCCTGATCGCCGCGATCGACCCGCTGAGCGGCACGCTGGGCGGCGGCACCTGGGTGCTGTTTCAGATCTGCCCGTGCGTCACAGCGCTGGTGCTGCGCAACCCGATCGCCACCATCAGCATCGCGGTGGTAAGCGCGGCCACGCTAGGGGTCACGGCGGCGCTGCAGCTGTCGGGCAGCATCCCGGTGACCCTGGTGGCCACCCGTAGCGCCCTGACCTTTAACCTGGGGCTGCAGATCGGCGTGATGATCGTGCTGTCGGTGGTGATTGCGGTGCTGACGCTGCAGGAGCGGCGCTCGTTGGAGCAGGCCACGCAGGCGCGTGTCGCCAGCGAGCAGAGCCTGCAGCAGCTGAACCAGCTGCTGGCCCACCAGCAGCAGCTGAACGAGGCGATGGCCGCGAATGTGGCCGAGCTGCAGCGGCGCGAGGCCCAGCTGGCCAGCGAGCAGGCCAGCAAGCAGGCCATGCGCGCCGACATGGTGCGCCAGGCCGCGCCGGTGGTGCCCATCCTGCCCCAGGTGGTGGTCATCCCGCTGGTGGGCATCTTCGACGATCAGCGCGCTGGCGCGATGCACCGCCACCTGCTCAGCGAGATCGAGCGCCAGCGCGCCCGCCTGATCGTGATGGATGTGACGGGCATCGAGACGATGGACATGCTGGCGGGCAAGGCGCTGATCAACATGGTGCAGGCCTGCTCGCTGCTGGGCGCGCATGTGATCATCGTGGGCATCGCCCCCGAGGGCGCGCAGTTCTTGGTGAGCCTGGGCATCGACACCACCAAGCTGCACACTATGGCCAACCTGCAGTCGGCGGTGCGCTACGCCATGGCCACGGTGGGCGGGGCTAGCGCTGGCGTACGAAGCACGCAGCCTGGTGGTCGTTGA